A part of Synchiropus splendidus isolate RoL2022-P1 chromosome 19, RoL_Sspl_1.0, whole genome shotgun sequence genomic DNA contains:
- the lrrc4ba gene encoding leucine-rich repeat-containing protein 4B — protein MRIATLTCLRGPSPFLFLLAQLILPLLLLGPELVGAASSSCPSLCTCSNQASRVICTRQNLDTVPESISVNTRYLNLQENSIQVIKSDTFKHLRHLEILQLSKNQIRQIEVGAFNGLPNLNTLELFDNRLTLVPSHAFEYLSKLRELWLRNNPIETLPGYAFHRVPSLRRLDLGELKKLDFISDAAFVGLINLRYLNLGMCGLKDIPKLTALVRLEELELSGNRLEIIRPGSFQGLVSLRKLWLMHSQVSVIERNAFDDLKNLEELNLSHNSLHSLPHDLFTPLHQLERVHLNHNPWVCNCDVLWLSWWLKETVPSNTTCCARCHAPPFLKGKYIGELDQSHFTCFAPVIVEPPTDLNVTEGMAAELKCRTSTSTTSVNWITPNGTLMTHGSYRVRISVLHDGTLNFTNVTLRDTGQYTCMVTNAAGNTTATAVLNVTAADTSVNYTYFSTVTVETVETAGVEEESALVAINETFIRVHADPTPSGHLWPDGVTTPSSLSIGGNSSTPRTTRPTLTVPITEPGFSGLDDVMKTTKIIIGCFVAITFMAAVMLVVFYKLRKQHQLHKHHGPARAIEIINVEDELAAGNGSRSGGISGAAAVTQSGCSGLVGGQSLRLHHPEIVNLPNLARSDHLNHYYKSHHFNNNMMGLGTGMGLNNNNNPCSQSISCSQVPTTTSGGLPTSGSLPTPVPLPQLSLHSSLKGLMGKGQNEPLLFKSGSKENVQETQI, from the exons ATGCGCATCGCCACGCTGACCTGCCTCCGCGGCCCCTCCCCCTTCCTCTTTCTGCTGGCCCAGCTgattctgcctctcctcctgctcggGCCGGAGCTGGTGGgggccgcctcctcctcctgcccctcccTCTGCACCTGCTCCAACCAGGCCAGCCGGGTCATCTGCACCAGGCAGAACCTGGACACGGTGCCTGAAAGCATCTCGGTCAACACACGATACCTCAACCTGCAGGAGAACTCAATCCAG GTGATCAAGTCAGACACCTTCAAGCACCTGAGACACCTGGAGATCCTTCAGCTGTCCAAGAATCAGATCCGTCAGATTGAGGTCGGAGCGTTCAATGGCCTCCCGAACCTCAACACGCTGGAGCTCTTCGACAACCGCCTCACACTGGTGCCATCTCACGCCTTCGAGTACCTCAGTAAACTGCGGGAGCTGTGGCTGCGGAACAACCCGATCGAGACCCTGCCGGGCTACGCTTTTCACCGGGTGCCCTCCTTGCGACGACTCGACCTCGGCGAGCTCAAGAAGTTGGATTTTATATCTGACGCCGCCTTTGTGGGCCTCATCAATCTGCGGTACCTGAACTTGGGCATGTGCGGCCTGAAGGACATTCCTAAATTGACTGCTCTCGTGCGTTTGGAGGAGCTGGAGTTGTCCGGGAATCGGCTGGAGATCATCAGACCCGGCTCCTTCCAGGGCCTGGTCTCTCTGAGAAAGCTGTGGCTGATGCATTCGCAGGTCTCGGTCATCGAACGCAACGCGTTTGACGACCTTAAGAACCTGGAGGAGCTGAACCTGTCACACAACTCCCTGCACTCTTTACCTCACGACCTCTTTACCCCCCTGCACCAGCTGGAGAGGGTCCACCTGAACCACAACCCGTGGGTGTGCAACTGTGACGTGCTTTGGCTGAGTTGGTGGTTGAAAGAGACGGTGCCCAGCAACACCACCTGCTGCGCCCGCTGCCATGCCCCCCCCTTCTTGAAGGGCAAGTACATAGGCGAACTTGACCAGAGCCACTTCACCTGCTTTGCGCCGGTCATCGTTGAGCCGCCGACCGATCTCAATGTGACGGAGGGAATGGCTGCCGAGCTGAAGTGTCGCACGAGCACCTCCACGACCTCTGTGAACTGGATTACTCCCAATGGTACCCTCATGACTCACGGCTCTTACCGGGTCAGGATATCAGTTCTGCACGATGGTACGCTCAACTTTACCAACGTCACCCTGCGTGACACCGGCCAGTACACCTGCATGGTGACCAACGCTGCCGGCAACACCACGGCCACCGCTGTCCTCAATGTTACCGCGGCTGACACCAGCGTCAACTACACCTACTTCTCGACCGTCACTGTGGAAACTGTTGAAACAGCAGGAGTGGAAGAAGAGTCGGCGTTGGTCGCCATCAACGAGACCTTCATCCGTGTCCACGCAGATCCCACTCCCTCAGGCCACCTGTGGCCAGATGGCGTTACCACGCCTTCTTCTCTTTCCATTGGCGGCAATTCCTCCACTCCCCGGACGACGCGACCGACCCTCACTGTGCCCATCACTGAACCGGGCTTCTCTGGCCTGGATGACGTGATGAAGACCACCAAGATCATCATCGGCTGCTTCGTAGCCATCACCTTCATGGCGGCGGTGATGCTCGTGGTGTTCTACAAGCTGAGGAAACAGCACCAGCTGCACAAACACCACGGTCCAGCTCGAGCCATCGAGATCATCAATGTGGAGGACGAGCTCGCGGCCGGCAACGGCAGCCGAAGCGGCGGGATCTCAGGAGCGGCGGCTGTGACCCAAAGTGGCTGTAGCGGATTAGTGGGCGGGCAAAGTCTCAGGTTGCACCACCCGGAAATAGTCAACCTACCGAACCTGGCGCGATCGGATCACCTCAACCACTACTACAAGTCCCACCACTTCAACAACAACATGATGGGTCTGGGCACCGGCATGggcctcaacaacaacaacaacccgtGTTCGCAGTCCATATCCTGCTCCCAGGTCCCGACCACCACAAGTGGAGGGCTGCCCACCAGTGGGAGCCTCCCCACGCCCGTGCCCCTGCCCCAGCTGAGTCTCCACAGTTCCTTGAAAGGCCTGATGGGTAAAGGTCAAAACGAGCCGCTGCTGTTTAAGAGCGGCTCCAAGGAAAACGTGCAGGAGACTCAGATTTGA